The Acetivibrio cellulolyticus CD2 genome has a segment encoding these proteins:
- a CDS encoding PilZ domain-containing protein has product MSVKSFLSSFFNSSNVTKLVEKDSRIKLKHYEYDEFFEAQVEKIEGEQIKIAIDDVIEREKFRTNDHLVVSFLKSNEVYWADGEIMSIKHGLAVEIILKLKDIKKRENMRKKSRYFVSLSGSIKKDAEEMGRAVIIRDLSFEGLRLDCSSDLDLNSNVYISINLSKNEKCSFKGRVVRKAEFGKSFEYGIEISNIMRQNNIILYDYINKLENAV; this is encoded by the coding sequence ATGTCAGTAAAATCTTTTTTGAGTTCTTTTTTTAATAGTTCAAATGTCACTAAATTAGTAGAGAAAGACTCCAGGATCAAGCTAAAACACTATGAGTATGATGAATTTTTTGAAGCTCAAGTAGAGAAAATTGAAGGTGAGCAGATAAAAATTGCTATAGATGATGTAATTGAAAGAGAAAAATTCCGTACGAATGACCATCTTGTTGTAAGTTTTCTGAAATCCAATGAGGTATACTGGGCAGATGGAGAGATAATGTCTATTAAGCATGGTTTGGCTGTGGAAATTATTTTAAAGCTGAAGGATATTAAAAAGCGCGAGAATATGAGAAAGAAAAGCCGTTATTTTGTCAGTCTTTCAGGAAGTATTAAGAAGGATGCTGAGGAAATGGGAAGGGCGGTAATTATAAGGGATTTGAGCTTTGAAGGCCTAAGACTTGATTGCTCAAGTGACCTTGATTTGAACAGCAATGTGTATATCAGCATAAACCTGAGTAAAAATGAGAAATGCAGTTTTAAAGGAAGGGTTGTAAGAAAAGCCGAGTTTGGAAAAAGTTTTGAATATGGAATTGAGATCAGTAATATTATGAGACAAAATAATATAATCCTATATGACTATATCAATAAACTGGAGAATGCTGTTTAA
- a CDS encoding peptidylprolyl isomerase, producing the protein MDNKVFAKIGNREITSQDLQNFLQSVDPKIATQFTSPDGVKQLIAQLAEQELFYLDAIEKGLENETEYLEEIERIKVNFLKQYALSKFLKSVTINEVEAKKFYNENKGLFNEPESVKASHILVQDEATANKILSEIDEGKKFEDAAKEYSTCPSKANGGDLGFFSKGQMVPEFETAAFALDKGEITKTPVKTQFGFHIIKLTGKRDAMELTFSEAEDKVKAELMAKKQQAEYYKKVDELKGKYDVKLFI; encoded by the coding sequence ATGGATAATAAAGTATTTGCAAAAATCGGTAACAGAGAAATTACTTCACAAGACTTACAGAATTTTTTACAAAGTGTTGATCCTAAAATTGCTACTCAATTTACAAGCCCAGATGGCGTAAAACAACTCATTGCACAGTTAGCAGAGCAGGAACTGTTTTACTTGGATGCTATTGAAAAAGGATTAGAAAACGAAACTGAGTATCTTGAAGAAATCGAGAGAATAAAAGTAAATTTTCTAAAGCAATATGCTTTGAGCAAATTCCTTAAATCAGTAACTATCAACGAAGTTGAAGCCAAGAAATTTTATAACGAAAACAAGGGACTTTTTAATGAACCTGAATCAGTTAAAGCAAGTCATATTCTTGTTCAAGACGAAGCAACAGCCAATAAAATTCTCTCTGAAATAGACGAAGGCAAAAAGTTTGAAGATGCTGCAAAAGAGTACTCCACTTGTCCTTCAAAAGCTAATGGCGGAGATCTTGGATTCTTCTCCAAAGGACAAATGGTTCCTGAATTTGAAACTGCTGCTTTTGCATTGGACAAGGGTGAAATCACTAAAACTCCTGTCAAAACACAGTTTGGTTTTCATATTATAAAGCTTACAGGAAAAAGAGATGCCATGGAATTAACATTCAGTGAAGCAGAAGATAAGGTTAAAGCAGAGCTAATGGCAAAAAAACAGCAAGCAGAGTATTATAAAAAAGTTGACGAACTTAAAGGCAAATATGACGTTAAGTTATTTATATAA
- a CDS encoding zinc-ribbon domain-containing protein, whose product MADKTLVCKSCSAEFLFTEGEQNFFKEKGFQNEPQRCLSCRTKIKSQRRGPSSFPKSKGFGNRFGGVGLNRW is encoded by the coding sequence ATGGCCGATAAAACATTGGTATGCAAAAGTTGCAGTGCTGAATTCTTATTCACGGAAGGTGAACAAAACTTCTTCAAGGAGAAAGGCTTTCAGAACGAACCGCAGAGATGTTTAAGCTGTAGAACAAAAATCAAGAGTCAAAGACGAGGTCCAAGTAGTTTTCCTAAAAGCAAAGGCTTTGGGAACAGGTTTGGCGGCGTTGGACTAAACAGATGGTAA
- a CDS encoding S-layer homology domain-containing protein, whose translation MLKKRYFALVTCMLVAVVFLCNTMLVCFGAAEDQNAAGNWMQGVYNKQETKIEKVTSCKCTTYDGQVSGDMTGTYNFSELEFITIMSGELRYNGIAKGKWNAVLNGTHYSGIVKDTFYSDSERKNVNVKCILLGEEAEGLMECSLSREAIFSLQNGTFSGNCLITKLNKKNTQVSLNVTGKFDIEKIDQLRDTSISVNQSAFSGKTKEGLNIYPVVTNILIADENSPYNNEGFSNISYSSSKGSGTAWAYSSISDDGLISVDGIIRGAVSGTISGKINFSNVVWKMKLSINEGQLQNIQKPILKMSMWGPSTVSAGQTGYIGIQYSNTGDYYAENVKILLNVPAGVEFLAASPGGSFSSSARTVTWEIGKVDKNTFNYLYINVRFLSTAKFTALLYNDTQFCCKAEWTVSQVLYPHDPNAKYGPSGPYTPGEKLNYKVEFENEGQGEAFGVFFTDTLDKDLDDTTLVIGPVYSTKDNTQIAPKGIYDPATRTITWFAGDVKSKEGGYAEYSIKVNSGAKEGTEILNFATVYFPYANEETRTNPIIGYVKDSTPPILYARPGGGSYNSVISITINSSEIADIYYTTDNSVPNENSTKYVGPIVLNKDTELRFMGIDYFGNKSIIYNEKYKIRLHGRTNTPYHTLSPSPTPSSSASPTSTPTVTPVPTNTIKPTHHGRHPFKDIDGHWAKEDIINLYWKGILAGYEDNSIRPDCEINRAEVVVMILKALGIKPADKVQSGFRDDKNIPEWAKGYITAAKDMNIIKGFDDGRFKPLEKCTREQIAAISIKAFEFKVSGDNKADFADVKDIGEWYLDYVGTASSLGVITGYTDKTFKPKSFTKRAEAIVIINRCLNIKESGKPTK comes from the coding sequence GTGTTAAAAAAGAGGTACTTTGCCCTAGTGACTTGTATGCTGGTTGCCGTTGTGTTTCTGTGCAATACTATGCTAGTATGCTTTGGAGCTGCTGAAGATCAGAACGCAGCCGGAAATTGGATGCAAGGGGTGTACAACAAGCAGGAAACTAAAATCGAGAAGGTTACTTCTTGTAAATGTACCACATATGATGGTCAGGTAAGCGGTGACATGACTGGCACATATAACTTTTCCGAACTCGAATTTATCACTATAATGAGTGGTGAGTTGAGGTATAACGGAATTGCCAAAGGAAAATGGAATGCTGTTTTAAACGGTACCCATTATTCCGGAATTGTTAAGGACACTTTTTATTCTGATTCAGAAAGAAAAAATGTAAACGTTAAGTGCATACTTTTAGGAGAAGAAGCAGAGGGGTTGATGGAGTGTTCTTTAAGCAGGGAAGCAATATTTAGTCTCCAAAATGGAACCTTTTCAGGTAACTGTCTTATAACTAAACTCAATAAAAAAAACACGCAAGTGTCACTAAATGTAACTGGAAAATTTGACATTGAGAAAATAGACCAGCTTAGGGATACAAGTATATCAGTCAACCAAAGTGCTTTCAGCGGAAAAACCAAGGAAGGTCTGAACATTTATCCCGTTGTAACAAATATTCTTATTGCTGATGAAAACAGTCCTTATAATAATGAGGGGTTTTCAAACATTTCTTATAGTTCTTCTAAAGGTTCAGGCACTGCATGGGCATATAGCAGTATTTCAGATGATGGCCTGATTTCTGTGGATGGAATAATCAGAGGAGCTGTATCGGGTACTATTTCAGGAAAGATAAATTTCAGCAATGTTGTGTGGAAAATGAAGCTTTCTATCAATGAAGGCCAACTTCAAAATATTCAAAAGCCGATACTAAAAATGAGCATGTGGGGACCGTCTACCGTAAGTGCCGGGCAAACCGGATATATAGGTATTCAGTACTCAAATACAGGTGACTACTATGCGGAAAATGTTAAAATATTGCTGAATGTGCCTGCTGGGGTGGAGTTCTTGGCAGCGTCTCCGGGTGGTTCATTTAGTTCATCTGCAAGAACAGTAACATGGGAAATAGGTAAAGTGGATAAGAATACTTTTAATTACTTGTATATAAATGTGAGGTTTTTATCTACTGCAAAGTTTACTGCACTTCTTTATAATGATACGCAGTTTTGTTGTAAGGCAGAATGGACGGTAAGTCAGGTGCTGTACCCTCATGATCCTAATGCAAAATATGGACCATCAGGACCATATACTCCGGGAGAAAAGCTTAATTATAAGGTTGAATTTGAAAATGAAGGCCAAGGGGAAGCTTTTGGAGTATTTTTCACTGATACGCTTGATAAGGATTTAGATGATACAACTCTTGTTATTGGCCCTGTGTACAGTACAAAAGACAATACGCAGATTGCTCCGAAAGGAATTTATGACCCTGCAACAAGGACAATAACGTGGTTTGCAGGAGATGTCAAGTCAAAAGAGGGAGGTTATGCAGAGTACTCAATAAAGGTAAATTCCGGTGCGAAAGAAGGAACTGAAATATTGAACTTTGCAACAGTATACTTCCCATATGCCAATGAAGAAACAAGGACGAACCCAATAATCGGGTATGTCAAGGATTCTACTCCTCCTATCCTTTATGCTCGCCCAGGAGGCGGAAGTTATAACTCTGTTATAAGCATAACAATAAACTCCTCTGAGATTGCAGATATATACTACACAACAGATAATAGTGTGCCAAACGAAAACAGCACAAAATACGTTGGGCCTATTGTATTAAATAAAGATACAGAGCTAAGGTTTATGGGGATAGATTACTTTGGAAATAAATCGATTATTTATAATGAGAAGTACAAGATAAGATTACATGGACGAACTAATACACCATATCATACCTTATCACCGTCACCTACACCATCTTCATCAGCATCGCCAACTAGTACGCCTACAGTAACACCTGTGCCCACAAATACTATTAAACCTACACATCACGGAAGACACCCGTTTAAGGATATAGATGGACATTGGGCCAAGGAGGATATAATCAATCTTTACTGGAAAGGTATACTTGCGGGATACGAGGATAATAGCATAAGACCGGACTGTGAGATTAACAGGGCAGAAGTTGTTGTAATGATTTTAAAGGCACTGGGTATTAAACCTGCTGACAAAGTACAATCTGGATTCAGGGATGACAAGAATATACCTGAATGGGCGAAGGGCTATATAACCGCTGCAAAGGACATGAATATAATAAAGGGATTTGATGATGGCAGGTTTAAGCCTTTAGAAAAATGTACAAGGGAGCAGATAGCAGCAATTTCTATCAAAGCTTTCGAGTTTAAGGTAAGTGGAGACAATAAAGCTGACTTCGCAGATGTAAAGGATATTGGGGAATGGTATTTGGATTATGTAGGAACAGCGAGTTCTCTGGGAGTTATAACTGGATATACGGATAAAACATTCAAACCAAAGTCGTTTACTAAAAGGGCAGAAGCAATTGTAATTATAAACAGGTGCCTGAATATAAAGGAATCTGGTAAACCTACGAAATAA
- a CDS encoding GtrA family protein — MEVFRNLKKTNLESIDFIFEFVRYLFVGGSAFLVDTGVLFLTKKLLFFDLGKPGILIATALGFIAGLIYNYILSILFVFKGAEDKVKSKQLKSFIIFALIGVIGLGLTEGGMCFGITLFGDKYYLIVKIFVASVVLFWNYIARKIFIFK; from the coding sequence ATGGAAGTTTTCAGAAATTTAAAAAAAACAAATCTTGAAAGCATAGATTTCATTTTCGAATTTGTAAGGTACTTATTTGTTGGTGGTTCTGCCTTTCTTGTCGATACAGGCGTCTTATTTTTAACAAAAAAACTTTTATTTTTCGACTTAGGAAAACCCGGTATATTAATAGCAACCGCTTTAGGTTTTATTGCCGGACTCATCTACAACTACATTTTATCTATTCTCTTTGTATTTAAAGGCGCTGAAGATAAAGTCAAAAGCAAACAGCTAAAGTCTTTTATTATTTTTGCACTTATAGGTGTTATTGGCCTTGGGCTTACTGAAGGTGGAATGTGTTTTGGCATTACACTTTTTGGAGACAAATACTACCTTATTGTAAAAATCTTCGTAGCATCCGTAGTGCTCTTTTGGAATTATATCGCTCGAAAAATATTTATATTCAAATAA
- a CDS encoding NAD(P)/FAD-dependent oxidoreductase produces MTEIKSQKLAIIIGAGPAGLTAAYQLLKDTDIKPIILEESEFIGGISRTAQYKGNRMDIGGHRFFSKNSQVNDIWQELMPTQGSPSKDDKLLGIEKPLSADGPDPEKTDKVMLVRNRVSRIFYLRSFFDYPISIKPATFINMGFIRTMKAGFGLIGSSIKKREEKSLEDFYVNRFGRSLYEMFFEDYTEKLWGVHPSNISPEWGAQRVKELSLSKAIIEMLAKLFNKNHKSNQTSLIEQFVYPKKGPGQLWEIMASEIEKKGGEIRLNSRVTGINTDNNTVKEVVVTDQNGNSEVLCGDLFFSTMPVKDLIQSMGDTVPAKVNEIAANLPYRDFITVGLLLKKLKIKNQTKIKTVGNIVPDCWIYIQERDVKIGRLQIFNNWSPYMVNDNENTVWVGLEYFCTEGDKMWNMASEDFIKFAIDELAKIDVIEKDDVIDSTHIRVKKAYPAYFGTYSDFDKVREYLDGFENLYCLGRNGQHRYNNMDHSMLTAIEAVNLIKNNNPDKSAVWNVNTEEEYHESK; encoded by the coding sequence ATGACAGAAATCAAATCGCAAAAACTAGCAATAATTATAGGTGCAGGTCCTGCAGGGTTAACTGCTGCGTATCAATTACTAAAAGATACAGACATAAAACCAATCATACTGGAGGAATCCGAATTTATTGGAGGAATATCCAGAACTGCACAATACAAAGGGAACAGAATGGATATCGGAGGACATAGATTTTTCTCAAAAAACAGCCAGGTTAATGATATATGGCAAGAGTTAATGCCCACTCAAGGCTCTCCTTCCAAAGACGACAAATTACTTGGAATAGAAAAACCATTATCCGCTGATGGCCCTGATCCTGAAAAGACTGATAAGGTTATGCTTGTTAGAAACCGTGTTTCCAGAATATTTTATTTAAGAAGCTTTTTTGACTATCCTATTTCAATAAAACCTGCAACCTTCATAAATATGGGCTTTATTCGTACTATGAAAGCAGGCTTTGGATTAATAGGGTCTTCCATCAAAAAACGTGAAGAAAAATCTCTGGAGGATTTCTACGTAAACCGTTTTGGCAGGTCTCTCTATGAGATGTTTTTCGAAGATTATACGGAGAAACTTTGGGGAGTTCACCCTTCTAACATATCTCCCGAGTGGGGTGCACAAAGGGTTAAGGAATTATCTTTAAGCAAAGCCATAATAGAAATGCTTGCGAAATTATTCAATAAAAATCACAAGAGCAATCAAACCTCTCTTATAGAACAATTTGTGTATCCTAAAAAAGGACCGGGCCAACTTTGGGAGATAATGGCTTCCGAAATAGAAAAAAAAGGCGGAGAAATCAGACTTAACAGTAGGGTTACTGGAATAAACACTGACAACAATACGGTAAAAGAGGTTGTCGTTACAGACCAAAACGGTAATAGCGAAGTACTTTGCGGAGATTTATTTTTCTCAACCATGCCTGTAAAGGATCTTATTCAATCTATGGGAGATACTGTCCCGGCAAAAGTTAACGAGATTGCTGCAAATCTGCCATATCGCGACTTTATTACAGTTGGCTTGTTACTCAAGAAACTAAAAATCAAAAATCAAACTAAGATAAAAACGGTTGGAAACATAGTACCCGATTGCTGGATTTACATTCAGGAAAGAGATGTAAAAATCGGAAGGCTGCAGATATTTAATAATTGGTCGCCTTATATGGTCAACGATAATGAAAACACCGTTTGGGTAGGCCTCGAGTATTTTTGTACCGAGGGTGATAAGATGTGGAATATGGCAAGTGAAGACTTTATTAAGTTTGCAATTGATGAGCTTGCTAAGATCGATGTAATAGAAAAAGATGATGTTATCGATTCTACTCACATCAGGGTCAAGAAAGCATACCCTGCATATTTTGGAACATACAGTGATTTCGATAAAGTCAGAGAATATCTGGACGGTTTTGAAAACCTCTACTGTTTGGGCCGAAATGGTCAGCACCGTTATAATAATATGGATCATTCCATGCTTACAGCTATCGAAGCTGTCAACCTGATTAAAAATAATAATCCTGATAAATCCGCTGTTTGGAATGTAAACACTGAGGAGGAATATCATGAGTCAAAATAG
- a CDS encoding ArnT family glycosyltransferase, which produces MSQNSKWYSSVQLSKHPFIALGLLCLLLNFLFTLNAEKFIQGLNLGLKPIPAMFLVGLFIILSTAIFLKVKGKLTTRNIIILLGITSLLLRVMYIMYTPYYTRQHDSDGIDSSVGHIAYIQHFFNNNFMLPDFDPRTKTQFYHPPLHHFISALWLKFNSVLGMEYVQAVENIQVLTLFYTGCINILCYKIFKEFSLEKLGLIIPFSIVCFHPTLIILSGSINNDVLCLTLMVAAILFTIRWYKNPTTLTIIKIAVSLGLSMMAKSSGFLIAPAIAVVFFFKLWQKRDMFFKLIGQFATFGVICIPLGLWWSVYNFVKYKMPFNAILRLDISPQYLGDCSVITRLFEFNPIKFENIYTGFGNPYRDSNIFIALLKTSVFGEFNLGKKLYQSVIFKYAILRQYIISINFTYLHCNYHIKKVK; this is translated from the coding sequence ATGAGTCAAAATAGTAAATGGTATTCGTCTGTGCAGCTGTCTAAACATCCATTTATAGCACTTGGACTATTGTGTCTTTTACTCAACTTTTTGTTTACATTGAATGCGGAGAAATTCATTCAAGGCTTGAACTTAGGTTTAAAACCCATACCTGCAATGTTTTTAGTCGGACTTTTTATTATTTTAAGTACAGCAATATTTTTAAAAGTGAAAGGTAAGCTAACTACAAGAAACATTATAATTTTATTAGGCATCACATCTTTGTTGCTGCGTGTTATGTACATAATGTATACTCCTTACTATACAAGACAGCATGATTCTGACGGAATAGATAGTTCTGTGGGGCATATAGCGTATATACAGCATTTTTTTAATAACAACTTTATGCTGCCGGATTTTGATCCTAGAACTAAAACGCAATTTTATCATCCACCGCTTCATCATTTTATTTCTGCCCTTTGGTTAAAGTTTAATAGCGTTTTGGGAATGGAGTATGTCCAGGCAGTAGAAAACATTCAAGTTTTAACTTTATTTTACACAGGGTGTATAAACATACTATGCTATAAAATTTTCAAAGAGTTTTCATTAGAGAAATTGGGGTTGATTATACCTTTTTCTATAGTTTGCTTTCACCCTACATTGATTATTTTATCAGGCAGTATAAATAACGACGTATTATGCCTTACATTAATGGTGGCTGCAATACTTTTTACTATCAGATGGTATAAAAATCCTACAACCCTAACAATAATAAAAATAGCGGTTTCCCTAGGGCTATCAATGATGGCAAAATCCTCCGGATTTTTAATAGCTCCTGCTATTGCTGTTGTGTTCTTTTTTAAATTGTGGCAAAAAAGAGATATGTTTTTTAAGTTGATTGGTCAATTCGCAACTTTTGGTGTTATATGTATTCCTCTTGGTTTGTGGTGGTCGGTTTACAATTTTGTAAAATATAAAATGCCTTTTAATGCAATTCTACGTTTAGACATCTCACCTCAATATTTAGGTGACTGTTCGGTTATAACCAGGTTATTTGAGTTCAATCCTATTAAATTTGAAAATATTTATACTGGTTTTGGAAATCCATATAGAGATTCTAATATATTTATTGCTTTATTAAAGACCTCTGTGTTTGGGGAATTCAATTTGGGTAAAAAATTATATCAGTCTGTTATTTTCAAATATGCTATTCTACGTCAATATATTATTAGTATTAATTTCACTTATTTGCATTGTAATTACCATATTAAAAAAGTCAAATAA
- a CDS encoding nucleoid-associated protein: MAIEIKKAIIHVLDKDSNEPILNEFELDVNEDLQLFFEKHISKSISDDNARKGNFKDGLNVVKEVCFRISSDNEYFLEGSKDIARQLFRAMKTNSSISSTDLVVCLYENDNVPAVAILKMDYTVSFIHDIEMVESKFKISIKKQDISLPGVNQRIQKCAFVLSPAVYSEHELVILDNQIGKDADEPVAQFFLQTFLGAELILDSKTCTKILKTETENWVRSKAKEGEPFAEEVRNFVNDAIHQEDEIDIESFSNKVFGSKEELRDEYINNLKEKGLTHEKFEVDREWVDKKLSKIRLKTNDNIEVLIDYDLYGDRDKFEIISNADGTKTIVIKNVTSLNQN, from the coding sequence TTGGCTATTGAGATAAAAAAGGCGATTATTCATGTGCTTGATAAGGATTCAAATGAACCTATACTAAATGAGTTTGAATTGGATGTAAACGAAGACCTTCAGCTATTTTTCGAGAAGCATATTTCAAAATCTATTAGTGATGACAATGCAAGAAAAGGTAATTTTAAGGATGGGCTTAATGTAGTAAAGGAAGTATGTTTTAGGATTTCATCAGACAACGAGTATTTCCTTGAAGGCTCAAAGGATATTGCAAGGCAGCTTTTCAGAGCAATGAAAACGAACAGCAGTATTTCCTCAACTGATTTAGTAGTATGTCTTTACGAAAATGATAATGTTCCGGCAGTTGCTATTTTGAAGATGGATTACACAGTGTCGTTTATACATGACATTGAAATGGTGGAAAGCAAGTTTAAGATAAGTATCAAAAAACAGGATATAAGCTTGCCAGGCGTGAATCAAAGAATACAGAAATGTGCGTTTGTTTTGTCACCTGCGGTTTACAGTGAACATGAACTTGTTATTCTCGATAATCAAATAGGTAAAGATGCAGATGAGCCTGTTGCACAGTTTTTTCTTCAGACCTTTCTTGGCGCTGAATTAATTTTAGATAGCAAAACATGTACAAAAATTTTGAAGACAGAAACTGAAAATTGGGTTCGCAGTAAGGCAAAGGAAGGAGAACCCTTTGCGGAGGAAGTAAGGAACTTTGTAAATGATGCAATCCATCAGGAAGATGAAATAGACATAGAGTCCTTTTCAAACAAGGTATTTGGAAGCAAAGAAGAACTTCGGGACGAGTACATTAATAATTTAAAGGAAAAGGGGTTAACTCACGAGAAATTTGAAGTAGACCGGGAATGGGTTGATAAAAAACTAAGCAAGATAAGGCTTAAGACTAATGATAATATTGAGGTATTAATAGATTATGACCTTTATGGTGATAGAGATAAATTTGAGATAATCAGTAATGCTGACGGAACAAAGACTATAGTAATCAAGAATGTAACGAGCCTTAATCAAAATTGA